From the genome of Triticum aestivum cultivar Chinese Spring chromosome 3B, IWGSC CS RefSeq v2.1, whole genome shotgun sequence, one region includes:
- the LOC123068957 gene encoding uncharacterized protein, producing the protein MEREPTSSTEAVARGSGSSMEGVRLTGKVQMFLMQFQYVYAVSVFSNLSRPKKVFVDSESEDNDGVSEDGEDAPSMHDQQEAQMQVEKETQIQVEKDAPPTDGNLETRRSVRLVKKKTKGVNSLYPLLRNLLKCHMKN; encoded by the exons ATGGAGCGCGAGCCGACCAGTTCAACGGAGGCGGTAGCACGGGGCAGCGGCAGCAGCATGGAGGGCGTCCGCTTGACTGGAAAGGTACAAATGTTCTTGATGCAGTTTCAGTACGTGTATGCAGTTTCAGTCTTCAGCAATTTGTCTCGTCCAA AGAAAGTATTTGTTGATAGTGAGAGTGAGGATAATGATGGGGTGAGTGAGGATGGGGAAGATGCTCCATCCATGCATGATCAGCAAGAGGCGCAAATGCAAGTGGAAAAAGAGACACAAATTCAAGTGGAAAAGGACGCACCACCAACAGATGGCAATTTGGAGACCCGTAGATCTGTACGGCTTGTCAAGAAGAAGACCAAGGGCGTCAACAGCCTATACCCGCTGCTTAGAAATCTGCTG AAATGCCACATGAAGAActaa